One window from the genome of Nicotiana sylvestris chromosome 9, ASM39365v2, whole genome shotgun sequence encodes:
- the LOC138878727 gene encoding uncharacterized protein — MPDIPKYDRTTDPRDHVTSFTIVVKGNNLTKQEIKSVLVKKFGETLTKGALIWYFLLPKKSIDCFDELADSFIKAYSGAQKDEKRTEDIFKIKQRDTELLRKFVDRFQYEKMMLPRVPDNWEAMTFASNLNEKISEATRRLKESLRKFPAITWNDIYNTYNMKLQIEEDTITQSWGDEIVSLRRPEIEKRFGKNRYKPYIGPTRRESHSKQENPRYDSKSKDRDSGSSSRFGKERDMRDTRDNDRSSKAKVDGYSFNISTSELVAILRIIGDKVWWPKEMRSNPNRRNPDFWSEFHNDHGHKTSDCRLLQSEVEHLLKQGYLIDLFSEKGKQACMKNR; from the coding sequence ATGCCAGATATCCCAAAGTATGATAGGACAACCGATCCGCGAGATCATGTAACTTCATTTACAATTGTCGTGAAGGGCAACAACTTGACCAAGCAAGAGATTAAATCAGTTCTGGTCAAAAAATTCGGTGAGACACTCACAAAGGGAGCACTAATATGGTATTttcttttacccaaaaagtcaattGATTGTTTTgatgagcttgcagattcatttataaaagcatactcgggagctcaaaaagatGAAAAGAGGACGGAAGatatattcaaaataaaacaaagagataCAGAACTACTTAGGAAATTTGTAGATAGATTCCAGTACGAAAAAATGATGTTACCACGTGTACCTGACAATTGGGAGGCTATGACATtcgcaagtaatttaaatgaaaaaATCTCAGAAGCCACAAGAAGGCTCAAAGAAAGTTTACGAAAATTCCCTGCAATAACTTGGAATGATATTTACAACACGTACAACATGAAGTTGCAGATAGAAGAGGATACTATCACTCAGTCCTGGGGAGATGAAATAGTAAGTTTGAGGCGACCAGAAATTGAAAAAAGGTTCGGTAAGAACAGGTACAAACCTTACATAGGACCAACAAGAAGGGAATCACATTCAAAACAAGAGAACCCAAGGTACGATTCCAAATCAAAGGACAGAGATTCGGGTTCATCATCCAGGTTTGGAAAGGAACGAGACATGCGAGATACGCGGGACAACGACAGAAGTTCAAAAGCGAAGGTCGATGGTTACAGCTTCAATATTAGCACATCTGAGTTGGTAGCTATTTTAAGAATCATCGGAGATAAGGTGtggtggccaaaagaaatgagatcgaacCCAAATAGGAGAAACCCTGATTTCTGGAGCGAGTTTCACAATGATCACGGTCACAAAACATCAGATTGCAGATTGCTACAAAGTGAAGTAGAGCACTTATTAAAACAAGGTTACTTAATTGATTTGTTCAGTGAGAAGGGTAAGCAAGCATGTATGAAGAATAGATAG
- the LOC138878728 gene encoding uncharacterized protein: MTYTAAKKVSKITVTYRKRVRQVLEEDSITFDDADIDGVLIPHNDVMVISLLVHDTNVKRALIDPCSSVNIILLRVVNKMQDNNKLVHKARTLSGFDNLSVVIKGEIILTTFAKGLVKDTKFQVIDMDMAYNMILGRPWIHEMDDVPSTLHQVIKFPSQWGIRQIHGDQQASRSINLVVDSSIRNDDADEK, from the coding sequence ATGACATATACAGCTGCAAAGAAGGTGTCAAAAATCACAGTCACCTACAGGAAGCGAGTTCGCCAAGTTTTGGAAGAAGATAGTAtaacatttgatgatgcagacaTAGATGGCGTGTTGATCCCACACAATGATGTaatggtaatatctttacttgtacatgatactaatgtgaaacgagctTTGATTGATCCATGTAGCTCTGTAAATATCATTCTTTTAAGAGTGGTAAACAAGATGCAAGATAATAACAAATTAGTACACAAAGCACGTACCttatctggatttgacaattTAAGCGTTGTCATAAAAGGGGAGATAATACTCACCACATTCGCAAAAGGATTAGTTAAAGACAcgaaatttcaagtaatagatatgGATATGGCGTACAATATgatccttggcagaccttggattcacgaGATGGATGATGTTCCATCTACCTTACATCAGGTTATCAAGTTCCCTTCGCAATGGGGAATAAGACAAATCCATGGTGATCAACAGGCTTCTCGAAGCATTAACTTAGTGGTAGATTCAAGCATAAGAAATGATGATGCAgatgaaaaatag